A DNA window from Vibrio tarriae contains the following coding sequences:
- a CDS encoding DUF445 family protein, producing the protein MNKSLITNVVALALMGVGYFLPNHYAFYAGLFAFSGAITNWLAIHMLFEKVPGLYGSGVIPARFEDFKAAIKNLMMEQFFTDANIDRFLNKEMNGALNLDLQPVIAKVDFNPTFDSLVEVISQSSFGGMLAMFGGAQALEPLKQPFVEKMQDAIVEISQSESVREALKGQLESPAMLDEIKANIEGIIDQRLNELTPQLVKEIVQKMIKEHLGWLVIWGGVFGGVIGLVSAALV; encoded by the coding sequence ATGAATAAAAGCCTTATTACCAATGTAGTGGCGCTGGCCCTGATGGGTGTCGGCTATTTCCTGCCTAACCACTATGCCTTTTACGCGGGGCTGTTTGCCTTTTCCGGCGCGATCACCAACTGGCTCGCCATCCATATGCTGTTTGAAAAAGTGCCAGGACTGTATGGCTCCGGCGTGATTCCCGCACGTTTTGAAGATTTCAAAGCCGCCATCAAAAATCTGATGATGGAGCAGTTTTTTACCGATGCCAATATCGACCGTTTCCTCAATAAAGAGATGAATGGCGCGCTGAACCTCGATCTGCAACCGGTGATCGCCAAAGTCGATTTCAACCCGACGTTTGATTCTCTGGTTGAAGTGATTAGCCAATCCTCATTCGGTGGCATGTTGGCGATGTTTGGTGGTGCGCAAGCGCTTGAGCCATTGAAACAACCCTTTGTGGAGAAGATGCAAGATGCGATTGTTGAGATCAGCCAGAGCGAGTCGGTACGTGAAGCCCTAAAGGGGCAACTGGAATCCCCAGCGATGCTGGATGAGATTAAAGCCAATATCGAAGGCATCATCGATCAGCGCTTAAATGAACTGACCCCGCAATTGGTCAAAGAAATCGTGCAGAAGATGATTAAAGAACACCTTGGCTGGCTAGTGATTTGGGGCGGCGTGTTTGGTGGCGTGATTGGCCTTGTTTCCGCGGCTTTGGTTTAA
- a CDS encoding TetR/AcrR family transcriptional regulator: protein MRVAEFDREQVLRSAMDEFMSKGFNKTSMQDLKRVTGLHPGSIYCAFENKRGLLIAALEQYTKQRVSEFNAIFAAHPTILAGLEQYMAMVVDECERDEIKDCLLQKALNELSCQDEEVETLIRATVGTWKQGMLAQLQEAQQRGEINPDSDCVLLTEYLVMGIYGLRSFAHTRPEKGLLRKLADKLLDAIR, encoded by the coding sequence GTGCGAGTAGCTGAATTTGACCGAGAGCAGGTGTTGAGATCCGCGATGGATGAATTTATGTCCAAAGGATTCAACAAAACCAGCATGCAAGATTTAAAACGCGTGACCGGTTTACACCCCGGCTCGATTTACTGCGCGTTTGAAAATAAGCGCGGTTTGCTGATTGCCGCCCTTGAGCAATACACCAAACAACGCGTCTCGGAATTTAATGCGATTTTCGCCGCACATCCCACCATCTTAGCGGGACTAGAGCAGTACATGGCGATGGTGGTGGATGAGTGTGAACGCGATGAGATCAAAGATTGCTTGCTGCAAAAAGCGCTCAATGAACTCTCTTGTCAGGATGAAGAAGTCGAAACGCTGATCCGCGCCACAGTGGGTACTTGGAAACAAGGCATGCTTGCGCAATTACAAGAAGCACAGCAGCGCGGCGAGATAAACCCAGACAGTGACTGCGTGCTGCTCACCGAATATTTGGTGATGGGCATTTATGGTTTACGCTCGTTTGCCCACACTCGGCCGGAAAAGGGCTTACTCAGAAAGCTCGCCGATAAACTGTTGGACGCGATTCGCTGA
- a CDS encoding type VI secretion system PAAR protein, whose translation MMKAVRVGDIGTDHDGFPPTPVTVGSPNVKFDGIPAARVGDPLEPHDKPKHPPHGRAIASGSSTVFINGVAAAITGGAISCGGITIGGGTVNIGDAPSTGNSLPLGVGVPKRITQVFFSYGSDRRILSEVSRHYTDVNVHAKTVGYLSGEAVSIILTGVVNKTVIGYVDERGEVCIADVLKDSRLELEGKVM comes from the coding sequence ATTATGAAGGCAGTTAGAGTTGGTGACATAGGAACTGATCACGATGGTTTCCCACCCACACCAGTGACTGTAGGCTCACCTAATGTGAAATTTGATGGTATTCCTGCTGCTCGAGTTGGTGATCCATTAGAACCTCACGATAAACCAAAACATCCACCACACGGTCGTGCTATCGCATCTGGTTCTTCTACTGTGTTTATTAATGGGGTAGCGGCTGCAATTACTGGTGGTGCGATAAGTTGCGGTGGTATCACTATTGGTGGTGGTACAGTTAATATTGGTGATGCACCATCGACTGGAAATAGCCTGCCATTAGGTGTAGGAGTGCCGAAGAGGATTACTCAGGTTTTCTTTTCTTATGGTTCAGATAGGCGAATACTCTCGGAAGTATCTCGCCACTATACCGATGTTAATGTACATGCAAAAACAGTTGGTTACCTTTCTGGGGAGGCAGTTTCAATCATATTAACTGGAGTGGTCAACAAAACTGTCATTGGGTATGTTGACGAAAGAGGTGAAGTTTGTATTGCTGATGTTTTGAAAGATAGCCGCTTGGAACTTGAAGGGAAGGTAATGTAA
- a CDS encoding DEAD/DEAH box helicase, whose amino-acid sequence MIKSTPAIIRPILFFEYSGTQPMSFSSLALSADLIQALPKAITQPTAIQTLVIPAMLTGKDVLALANTGSGKTLAYGLPLLERLKTSPEQQALVLVPTRELAMQVSEVLTHVGTALGLNTLCLCGGVNKTEQQNALAENPNILVATTGRLFDLTQSGLSLNRVTTLVLDEADRLLDMGFWPQVQALASQTAGVRQTVMCSATFSDDLKLKAQQLMHAPTQVSANPENSINQAVQETLYLVNKGSKTQALVALLKQHQWPQVLVFIGAKENADSLTKKLNKAGIVATALHGDKSQSEREAALAEFKNGSTQVLIATDLLARGIHIEQLPVVINFELPMYAETYVHRVGRTARAGQQGIALSLVCHGEMDALNAIRTLTQRDLPIQNLDGFPVTDQPSTGESKRAPRDKQANRRTQNKKSVKQFQGKSKPSVPRAK is encoded by the coding sequence GTGATAAAGTCCACGCCTGCGATAATTCGCCCCATATTGTTTTTTGAATATTCAGGTACTCAACCCATGTCATTTTCCTCTCTCGCGTTAAGCGCTGATCTAATCCAAGCTCTGCCTAAAGCGATCACCCAACCCACCGCCATTCAAACTTTGGTGATCCCAGCCATGTTAACGGGCAAAGATGTGTTGGCGTTGGCGAATACGGGAAGTGGAAAAACCTTGGCTTACGGTCTGCCTCTGCTTGAACGTTTAAAAACTAGCCCTGAGCAGCAAGCCTTAGTGTTGGTACCCACGCGTGAATTAGCCATGCAGGTGAGCGAAGTGCTCACTCACGTTGGTACAGCATTAGGGCTGAACACGCTCTGCTTGTGCGGTGGGGTAAATAAGACTGAGCAGCAAAATGCGCTGGCTGAGAACCCGAATATTCTGGTGGCAACCACGGGACGTTTGTTCGATTTAACCCAAAGTGGATTGAGCTTGAACCGCGTAACGACGCTGGTGTTAGACGAAGCCGATCGTCTGCTCGACATGGGCTTTTGGCCGCAAGTGCAAGCGTTAGCCAGTCAAACCGCCGGTGTGCGCCAAACCGTGATGTGTTCTGCGACCTTCTCTGATGATTTGAAACTCAAAGCGCAGCAATTGATGCATGCGCCAACCCAAGTCTCTGCTAACCCTGAGAACAGCATTAACCAAGCGGTGCAAGAAACGCTGTATTTGGTGAATAAGGGGAGTAAAACGCAAGCCTTGGTAGCCCTTTTAAAGCAGCACCAATGGCCGCAAGTGCTGGTGTTTATCGGCGCAAAAGAGAATGCCGATAGTTTGACCAAAAAACTCAACAAAGCGGGTATAGTGGCAACTGCGCTGCATGGTGATAAAAGCCAATCGGAACGTGAAGCGGCACTGGCAGAATTTAAAAACGGCTCAACCCAAGTATTGATTGCCACCGATCTGCTCGCTCGCGGCATTCATATTGAGCAGCTTCCCGTTGTGATCAACTTTGAATTGCCGATGTACGCAGAAACGTACGTGCACCGTGTAGGCCGCACCGCCAGAGCGGGGCAGCAAGGCATTGCGCTCTCGTTAGTGTGTCACGGAGAAATGGATGCACTGAATGCCATTCGCACCCTAACCCAACGTGATTTACCCATACAGAATCTGGATGGTTTTCCAGTGACCGATCAGCCATCAACAGGTGAAAGCAAACGTGCTCCGCGTGATAAACAGGCCAACCGCCGCACGCAAAATAAAAAGAGCGTTAAGCAGTTTCAAGGTAAGTCAAAACCATCCGTGCCTCGAGCTAAGTAA
- the ctlX gene encoding citrulline utilization hydrolase CtlX, with protein MNVHLQPNMLIPRSAAQTARAVVMVPPKEFGFNGQTAQDNAFQNPLALSAETILQRAMAEFNAMVNGLRQAGVDVVIFDYPLGQGETPDAVFPNNWFSTTDAGELFLFPMACANRRLEVRPEALIDTLQKQGFAVKKQHSLLAFTEQQAFLESTGVMVMDHPNRTIYAGLSQRCDREVLEVYAEQIGYSRVVSFQTRLPSGSPIYHTNVMMAIGEHFCVICDEAIPEYERRFVVKSLAKDKQVISISIEQMNRFCGNILQLETADGQKVIAMSQSAYEAFTPAQLNQLATHGKLLPFSVPTIETIGGGSVRCMLAELFLPKQA; from the coding sequence ATGAATGTTCATCTACAACCCAATATGTTGATTCCGCGCTCTGCTGCGCAAACGGCTCGCGCTGTCGTTATGGTGCCGCCAAAAGAGTTCGGCTTTAATGGGCAAACTGCGCAAGATAATGCGTTTCAAAACCCGCTGGCACTCAGCGCTGAAACCATTTTGCAGCGCGCTATGGCCGAATTTAACGCCATGGTAAACGGTCTTCGCCAAGCGGGCGTTGACGTTGTGATATTTGATTACCCCCTAGGCCAAGGTGAAACACCGGATGCGGTGTTCCCGAATAACTGGTTCAGTACCACTGACGCGGGCGAGCTGTTTTTGTTTCCGATGGCGTGCGCCAACCGCCGTTTGGAAGTGCGCCCTGAAGCTTTGATTGATACCTTACAAAAGCAAGGCTTTGCTGTGAAAAAACAGCACTCTTTACTGGCGTTTACTGAGCAGCAAGCGTTTTTGGAAAGCACCGGCGTGATGGTAATGGATCACCCTAATCGCACCATTTATGCGGGGCTTTCACAGCGCTGTGATCGTGAAGTGTTGGAAGTGTATGCCGAACAGATCGGCTATTCGCGCGTGGTTTCGTTCCAAACTCGATTGCCCTCTGGCTCGCCGATTTATCACACCAATGTGATGATGGCGATAGGCGAGCATTTCTGCGTGATTTGCGATGAAGCTATCCCCGAATATGAGCGCCGATTTGTCGTAAAGTCTCTCGCTAAAGATAAACAGGTAATTTCGATTTCGATTGAGCAGATGAACCGCTTTTGCGGCAATATCCTGCAACTCGAAACCGCTGACGGCCAGAAAGTGATTGCAATGTCGCAATCGGCTTATGAGGCTTTTACTCCCGCTCAACTTAACCAACTTGCCACCCACGGTAAGTTACTGCCATTTTCTGTGCCTACCATAGAAACCATTGGTGGCGGCAGTGTGCGCTGTATGTTGGCTGAGTTGTTCTTGCCAAAACAAGCGTAA
- a CDS encoding type VI secretion system amidase effector protein Tae4, giving the protein MGNITASAGNSATTVNIKRPRFSDLWSAYLEVGFKPAPEVYELVGGRAFELYESDNTSYANACALRMSRGFNYGGFLIPGGTIIETYPIYRVRGADNKVYILRVKDLIKYIEFNWGKPEYDMSPSDISAISGKKGLIIIEVSGWGDASGHVTLWNGSSTGDGSRYQELGYYEHYNGAVKPKRVMLWELKN; this is encoded by the coding sequence ATGGGAAATATTACTGCAAGTGCTGGAAACTCTGCGACAACAGTAAATATTAAGCGTCCTCGTTTTTCAGACCTCTGGTCTGCTTATTTAGAAGTTGGTTTCAAACCAGCTCCAGAAGTGTATGAGTTAGTCGGAGGACGAGCCTTTGAACTTTATGAATCTGACAATACAAGTTATGCAAATGCTTGTGCTCTAAGGATGAGCCGCGGTTTCAACTATGGTGGTTTTCTTATTCCTGGTGGAACAATTATTGAAACCTACCCAATATATCGTGTCAGAGGTGCTGACAATAAAGTTTATATACTTCGAGTTAAAGATCTAATTAAGTATATTGAATTTAATTGGGGTAAACCGGAATACGATATGAGTCCTTCTGATATTTCAGCAATTTCTGGAAAAAAAGGATTGATCATTATTGAAGTCAGCGGATGGGGTGATGCGTCTGGGCACGTGACGCTTTGGAATGGTTCATCTACCGGAGATGGAAGTCGCTACCAAGAGTTAGGTTACTACGAACATTATAATGGGGCTGTGAAGCCTAAAAGGGTAATGCTATGGGAACTAAAAAATTAG
- a CDS encoding LysE family translocator encodes MIDVSVLPVYLTAVLALLLIPGPDMLLIASSSMSYGRRVGLFASLGNATSGMILTLLAALGVSALIAMNPLALNVLHLLGGAYLLKMAWDCLRADAAQAPTLDEAQAVAKTFYQRALVSNLLNPKALVFFVLFLPQFVSTNIAASSAEQMFALGMVLNVCGLLFNLLLVALIGVFGHSLVDNQRFRTYQHKVMGAVFLLLALWMLSDFV; translated from the coding sequence ATGATTGATGTTTCGGTATTACCAGTTTATCTCACCGCGGTATTGGCGCTGTTGCTGATCCCAGGGCCAGATATGCTGCTGATTGCGAGCTCTAGTATGAGCTACGGACGCCGAGTCGGTTTGTTTGCCAGCTTGGGCAATGCCACATCAGGGATGATTTTAACCTTACTCGCAGCGCTTGGGGTTTCCGCGCTGATTGCTATGAACCCGTTGGCGCTCAATGTGCTGCATTTGTTGGGTGGAGCATACCTGCTCAAAATGGCGTGGGATTGCCTACGCGCCGATGCGGCGCAAGCGCCCACCTTGGATGAGGCACAAGCGGTAGCAAAAACCTTTTACCAACGGGCTTTAGTGAGTAATTTGCTGAACCCCAAAGCCTTGGTGTTCTTTGTGCTGTTTTTGCCGCAGTTTGTTTCAACCAATATCGCGGCGAGCTCCGCCGAACAGATGTTCGCGCTAGGTATGGTGCTGAATGTGTGCGGCTTGCTGTTTAATCTGCTGCTGGTGGCTTTGATTGGCGTGTTTGGTCACTCGCTGGTCGACAATCAGCGTTTTCGCACTTACCAGCACAAAGTGATGGGCGCGGTGTTTTTGCTGCTGGCGCTCTGGATGCTCAGCGATTTTGTGTGA
- a CDS encoding alkene reductase, producing MTDILFQPYALNDVITLNNRIAMAPLTRCMTDDDLVPTDAMVAYYARRADAGLIISEATIIRPDGQGYPNTPGLFTQAQIAGWKKVTEAVHANGGKIFAQLWHTGRVAHPAFFAGEYVLAPSALGVEGSVPRRRELQYTVPKAASQAEIKQLVADYAQAAENARLAGFDGVEIHGANGYLIDQFLHFDSNQRSDEYGETPANMARFALEVVDAVIARIGAERTALRVSPGAYFNIKADPRDREVFDYLLPELEKRNLAYLHEGMFDDSVTFDFLGGRVSTYLRQHYSKTLMGVGGFSAETGATAIENNEFDLLAIGRPFIANPDYIARVQQGEELKAYQDSMLTELY from the coding sequence ATGACCGATATTCTTTTTCAGCCATACGCGCTCAATGATGTGATTACTTTAAACAACCGAATTGCGATGGCGCCACTGACGCGCTGCATGACTGATGATGATTTGGTGCCGACCGATGCCATGGTGGCGTATTACGCACGCCGTGCCGATGCTGGGCTGATCATTTCCGAAGCCACGATTATTCGCCCCGACGGGCAAGGCTACCCGAATACTCCTGGGCTGTTTACACAGGCACAAATTGCTGGTTGGAAGAAAGTGACAGAAGCGGTGCATGCCAATGGCGGTAAGATTTTCGCTCAGCTATGGCATACCGGACGCGTGGCGCACCCTGCCTTTTTTGCGGGCGAATATGTTTTAGCGCCTTCAGCTCTCGGTGTTGAAGGCAGCGTGCCACGTCGCCGTGAATTGCAGTACACAGTACCGAAAGCGGCGAGCCAAGCGGAGATCAAGCAACTGGTGGCCGATTACGCACAAGCAGCGGAAAATGCACGCTTGGCAGGTTTTGATGGCGTCGAGATTCATGGCGCGAACGGCTATCTCATTGACCAGTTCCTGCATTTTGATTCGAACCAACGCAGCGATGAGTACGGCGAAACGCCGGCCAATATGGCGCGTTTTGCTTTGGAAGTGGTGGATGCCGTGATCGCACGTATTGGTGCAGAGCGCACTGCGCTGCGTGTGTCTCCGGGGGCGTATTTCAACATCAAAGCGGACCCGCGTGATCGTGAAGTGTTTGATTACCTATTGCCGGAGCTGGAAAAACGCAATTTGGCCTATCTGCATGAAGGGATGTTTGATGACAGTGTGACCTTTGATTTCTTAGGTGGCCGAGTGTCGACTTACTTGCGTCAGCACTACTCAAAAACGCTGATGGGTGTAGGCGGTTTTAGCGCAGAAACGGGTGCCACTGCGATTGAAAATAATGAGTTTGATCTGCTCGCGATTGGTCGTCCATTTATCGCTAACCCAGATTACATCGCCCGTGTTCAACAGGGTGAAGAGCTAAAAGCGTACCAAGATTCGATGTTAACGGAGCTTTATTAA
- the vcaM gene encoding multidrug efflux ABC transporter VcaM — translation MFKLFEGFTEPFPKGEPQRPPNTLWAFCRHYTRGFEKPLMVMALLSTSIAIIEVSLFGFMGKLVDWLSTSHPETFLAENQSTLIGLGLLVLIGMPMLIALYSLLIHQTLLGNYPMSIRWLAHRYLLKQSVSFYQDEFAGRISTKVMQTALAVRETVMKSLDVFVYVMVYFTAIVVILAQADWRLMIPMLIWLAIYVTVQMYYVPKLKKVSSEQADARSLMSGRIVDSYTNIMTVKLFSHSQRETQYAEEGMQDFLGTVHRQMRLVTGFNIWVEMANYLLVFTIAALSIYLWTTSAISVGAIAVAVSLSLRINGMSKWIMWEVSALFENIGTVVDGMTMLGKPITVTDKPDAKPLVVKHGGITFDDVSFHYGENKGVINHLNLNIKPGEKVGLVGRSGAGKSTLVNLLLRFHDVESGRILIDGQPISEVTQESLRSKIGMVTQDTSLLHRSIRDNILYGNPNATEEQLLKATAQAHAHEFILGLTDPHGNSGYDAQVGERGVKLSGGQRQRVAISRVLLKDAPLLVLDEATSALDSEVEAAIQESLNELMQGKTVIAIAHRLSTIAAMDRLIVLDKGQIVEQGSHQELIAQNGIYAHLWAHQTGGFIGCDEDEAEEAILA, via the coding sequence ATGTTTAAGCTATTTGAAGGTTTCACCGAACCGTTTCCCAAAGGTGAACCCCAACGCCCACCCAATACTTTGTGGGCATTCTGTCGTCACTACACTCGTGGCTTTGAAAAACCGCTGATGGTGATGGCGTTACTCAGCACTTCAATCGCGATCATTGAAGTTTCCCTGTTTGGTTTTATGGGAAAACTGGTGGATTGGCTTTCCACTAGCCACCCAGAAACCTTTTTGGCGGAGAATCAAAGCACACTGATTGGACTAGGTTTACTGGTACTGATTGGTATGCCGATGCTCATCGCCCTCTATTCGTTGCTGATCCATCAAACACTCCTCGGTAATTACCCGATGTCGATCCGTTGGTTGGCTCATCGCTATCTGCTCAAGCAAAGCGTGTCGTTTTATCAAGACGAATTTGCAGGGCGCATCTCAACCAAAGTGATGCAAACGGCGCTCGCGGTACGTGAAACCGTGATGAAAAGCCTCGATGTGTTTGTGTATGTGATGGTCTATTTCACCGCGATTGTGGTGATTTTGGCACAGGCCGATTGGCGCTTAATGATCCCGATGCTGATTTGGCTAGCGATTTACGTTACGGTGCAAATGTATTACGTGCCTAAGCTGAAAAAGGTCTCTTCCGAACAAGCCGATGCCCGTTCACTGATGAGTGGCCGTATCGTCGATAGCTACACCAACATCATGACCGTAAAGCTGTTTTCACATAGCCAACGTGAAACGCAATACGCCGAAGAAGGCATGCAAGATTTTCTGGGCACCGTACATCGCCAAATGCGTTTGGTGACCGGTTTTAATATTTGGGTTGAAATGGCCAACTACTTGTTGGTGTTTACCATTGCTGCCCTGTCGATTTATCTCTGGACCACTAGCGCCATCAGCGTCGGTGCCATTGCGGTTGCGGTCAGTTTATCCTTGCGTATCAACGGCATGTCTAAATGGATCATGTGGGAAGTCAGCGCCCTGTTTGAAAACATCGGTACCGTTGTGGATGGCATGACCATGCTGGGCAAACCCATCACAGTCACCGACAAACCTGACGCGAAACCCTTGGTGGTTAAGCATGGTGGCATTACGTTTGATGATGTGAGCTTCCACTACGGTGAAAACAAAGGCGTGATCAATCATCTCAACCTCAACATCAAACCGGGTGAAAAAGTCGGTTTAGTGGGGCGTTCGGGAGCCGGTAAATCGACCTTGGTGAACCTGTTACTGCGTTTTCATGATGTGGAAAGCGGCCGCATTCTCATTGATGGTCAACCCATTTCGGAAGTGACCCAAGAATCGCTGCGCAGCAAAATCGGCATGGTGACACAAGATACGTCACTGCTGCACCGCTCCATTCGCGACAACATTTTGTACGGCAATCCGAACGCCACCGAGGAGCAGCTGTTGAAAGCCACAGCGCAAGCCCACGCTCATGAGTTCATCCTCGGTTTAACCGATCCACATGGCAACAGCGGTTATGATGCACAGGTCGGTGAACGTGGCGTCAAACTCTCCGGCGGGCAACGCCAGCGGGTTGCGATCTCTCGCGTTCTGCTCAAAGATGCGCCTTTGTTGGTGCTCGATGAAGCGACTTCCGCGCTCGATTCCGAAGTGGAAGCGGCGATCCAAGAGAGCCTCAATGAGCTGATGCAAGGCAAAACCGTGATTGCGATTGCGCATCGTCTTTCGACCATCGCCGCGATGGATCGCCTGATCGTGCTCGATAAAGGCCAAATTGTTGAGCAAGGCTCGCACCAAGAGTTGATTGCGCAAAACGGCATTTATGCTCACTTGTGGGCGCATCAAACCGGTGGCTTTATCGGTTGTGATGAAGACGAAGCGGAAGAAGCCATACTGGCGTAA
- a CDS encoding YkgB family protein gives MKTHHHAQHHPVWVSTLDKVAANAVRLSIAIVLAWIGAMKFTSYEAGAIEGLVASSPLTSWLYSVFSLQGASNLIGLVEVTTAVALLLAPYHRTVAVLGAASATVTFAVTSSFLLSAPITEPSLGGFPAISVVPGQFLLKDIVLLSAAVSLLAKALLRDE, from the coding sequence ATGAAAACCCATCATCATGCTCAACATCACCCTGTTTGGGTATCAACGTTAGATAAAGTGGCTGCTAACGCCGTGCGTCTCTCCATTGCTATTGTGTTAGCTTGGATCGGCGCGATGAAATTTACCAGCTATGAAGCCGGAGCGATTGAAGGATTAGTGGCTTCAAGTCCACTGACCAGTTGGCTGTACAGTGTATTCAGTTTGCAAGGCGCATCAAACCTGATTGGTTTGGTTGAGGTGACAACCGCGGTTGCTTTGCTGCTGGCGCCTTATCACCGTACGGTTGCCGTGCTAGGTGCAGCAAGTGCCACTGTTACGTTTGCGGTAACCAGTAGCTTCTTGCTGAGCGCTCCAATTACAGAACCAAGTTTGGGTGGTTTCCCAGCTATCTCCGTTGTACCGGGGCAATTCCTGTTAAAAGATATTGTGTTGCTTTCTGCCGCAGTATCACTGCTTGCCAAAGCGCTGCTGCGTGACGAATAA
- a CDS encoding AraC family transcriptional regulator: protein MEVMSDILRAIRVSGSVYFCSQVEAPWTKNFHDAEQASFHMIRRGTCWANVDGYVERLETGDLIFLGPGQEHVLSSQSPVKGQPDFEESTLLLCGSFSFTRTATTPLLSVFPRVTIVRDKDFTKYPWLRSTFDQLSAEYLSQGPGSELIVNKLTEIILVELIRINFGREQNSPFLEALNDKRISRALQLLHNHPQQSWTLESLANQIGMSRAAFANRFSTLVGRPMFEYLTHLRMQKAQELLQESLLPIDDIAEQVGYESERAFTLTFKKHTGTTPKRFRSQS from the coding sequence ATGGAAGTGATGAGCGACATTCTCCGCGCGATACGGGTGTCTGGCAGCGTCTATTTTTGCAGTCAAGTTGAAGCACCTTGGACAAAAAACTTTCATGATGCCGAACAAGCCAGCTTTCACATGATTCGCCGTGGTACTTGCTGGGCAAATGTGGATGGCTATGTTGAACGATTAGAAACGGGGGATTTGATTTTTCTTGGCCCAGGGCAAGAGCATGTACTTTCTAGCCAATCTCCCGTTAAAGGACAACCCGATTTTGAAGAGTCAACTCTGCTGCTGTGTGGATCATTCAGCTTCACACGCACGGCGACTACACCACTATTGAGTGTGTTTCCCCGCGTTACGATAGTGCGAGACAAGGACTTTACTAAGTACCCTTGGCTGCGCAGCACTTTTGACCAGTTAAGTGCGGAATACCTTTCGCAAGGCCCCGGATCTGAGTTGATTGTGAATAAACTGACCGAGATCATTTTGGTTGAGCTGATCCGAATTAACTTTGGCCGTGAACAAAACAGCCCATTCTTAGAGGCATTGAACGACAAACGTATTTCTCGCGCTCTACAACTGTTGCATAATCACCCTCAGCAAAGTTGGACACTCGAATCACTCGCTAACCAAATTGGCATGTCGCGCGCCGCTTTTGCTAATCGTTTTTCCACCTTGGTTGGCCGCCCGATGTTTGAGTATTTAACTCACCTGCGGATGCAAAAAGCGCAGGAATTGCTGCAAGAATCCCTGCTACCCATTGATGACATTGCCGAGCAAGTGGGCTATGAATCCGAGCGCGCTTTCACCCTGACCTTTAAAAAGCACACAGGCACAACGCCGAAACGCTTTAGGTCACAAAGCTAA
- the grxC gene encoding glutaredoxin 3, whose translation MAKIEIYTKSYCPYCKAAKQTLTGMGLSYREIEVSTSQVLFNEMINRSQRKTVPQIFVGGVHIGGHDDLIAAIKNGQFTQVLMSQTNR comes from the coding sequence ATGGCGAAAATTGAAATATATACCAAAAGCTACTGCCCCTACTGCAAAGCGGCAAAGCAAACTCTGACCGGAATGGGATTGAGTTATCGCGAAATCGAAGTCAGCACTAGTCAGGTTTTGTTTAACGAAATGATTAATCGCAGCCAACGCAAAACCGTACCGCAAATTTTTGTTGGTGGCGTGCATATCGGTGGTCATGACGACCTAATAGCCGCCATAAAGAATGGCCAATTTACGCAAGTGCTAATGAGTCAGACTAACCGATAA
- a CDS encoding DUF3297 family protein, translated as MNDTTAKPTLPDRLSGNSRSPFFIKECFEHQIGIRFNGKERTDVEEYCISEGWIKIPSPKAKDRYGNPMLIQLKGTVEAYYV; from the coding sequence ATGAACGACACTACAGCAAAACCAACCCTACCCGATCGCTTATCCGGTAATTCACGCAGCCCATTTTTTATCAAAGAGTGCTTTGAGCACCAAATCGGTATTCGTTTTAACGGTAAAGAGCGTACCGATGTAGAAGAGTACTGCATCAGCGAAGGCTGGATTAAAATTCCATCACCAAAAGCGAAAGATCGCTACGGCAACCCTATGCTGATCCAATTAAAAGGCACGGTTGAAGCTTATTACGTGTAA